In one Thioclava sp. ES.031 genomic region, the following are encoded:
- a CDS encoding GntR family transcriptional regulator, whose amino-acid sequence MTRKATLVRASEPHPSTLFEAAADLIRANISHGKLAPGVVLQESALAERLSMSRATVKRSLALLAEEGLIRRFSGRGYLVAGSDETPRRLDLRTVELDLELLDQSVGQPNWQRIQDVVEKELSRCLVFGRYRVVEALLAQEFDVSRTVVRDVLSRLQERGLVEKSASSRWVVEPLTAQRIKNKFELCMILEVAALQSSEVDAEALAQLADEIRALPQDDPVKPRTWFDLDHRFFQLAILSTPNRDLAHYVNRNRSGLWALRSVLFSIGLPPDRQSLMELCMVIDLLRAGTTTAAASMLSTHLENALRRTIAQLKIVSVINPPVDFAPYLVPT is encoded by the coding sequence ATGACCCGGAAGGCGACCCTCGTGCGCGCGTCCGAGCCGCACCCGTCAACACTTTTCGAAGCGGCCGCCGACCTGATCCGCGCGAATATCTCACACGGCAAACTCGCGCCCGGCGTCGTGCTTCAGGAAAGCGCATTGGCTGAACGGCTGTCGATGTCGCGCGCAACTGTGAAGCGCTCCCTGGCACTTTTGGCGGAGGAGGGACTAATTCGGCGCTTCTCGGGCCGTGGATACCTTGTCGCAGGGTCGGACGAAACGCCCCGCCGACTCGATTTGCGCACTGTCGAATTGGACCTCGAATTACTTGACCAATCCGTCGGCCAGCCGAACTGGCAACGCATTCAGGACGTCGTGGAAAAGGAGCTTTCGCGCTGTCTTGTGTTCGGCCGCTACCGCGTGGTGGAGGCCCTTCTGGCACAGGAGTTCGATGTGAGCCGAACCGTGGTGCGAGATGTCCTTTCCCGCCTCCAGGAACGCGGCCTGGTCGAGAAAAGCGCAAGTTCCCGCTGGGTGGTGGAGCCGCTGACGGCCCAGCGGATCAAGAACAAGTTTGAACTCTGCATGATCCTGGAGGTCGCCGCTCTTCAATCCTCCGAGGTGGACGCCGAAGCGCTGGCGCAATTGGCGGACGAGATCAGGGCACTGCCGCAGGATGACCCGGTCAAACCGCGGACGTGGTTCGACCTGGATCATCGGTTCTTCCAGCTGGCAATCCTGTCTACCCCGAACCGCGACCTGGCGCATTACGTCAACAGAAACCGCAGCGGCCTTTGGGCGTTGCGCAGCGTGCTGTTCTCTATCGGTCTGCCGCCGGACCGGCAATCGCTGATGGAGTTGTGCATGGTAATCGACCTGCTGCGCGCGGGGACCACCACCGCGGCTGCCAGCATGCTTTCGACGCATCTGGAAAACGCTCTGCGCCGAACCATTGCGCAGCTCAAGATCGTCTCGGTGATAAACCCGCCTGTAGATTTCGCACCCTATCTTGTTCCGACCTAA
- a CDS encoding tyrosine-type recombinase/integrase — translation MRDKSQRKIAEKLAEKIYQSAWQNELQAEKGPRKTSFVKAAELYEAGGGEARFLPKLKRFFGHDTFIEDIDEVRIMEAAAALYPEARPDTIRRQVRVPVRSIQNFVAGKRRQKSTDTRRVRWLSPEEAERMLEAASAPHVIGLRDPRRETLRKIAFMLGTGAGPGETMALDGKGWNPATREWWLPGTKTTFRPRFVFLPQRALELVGEIPASGPAFPAPNGYPYKLHANRGAQMAVAFGKVRDAAGLGTDVVPYTLRHTWATWFYAQTKDWAALLDYGGWGRSDTANRYRKIAPKDLANQLLAYGWDFRPEESEPVRFGELVSVRFRPEEPD, via the coding sequence GTGCGCGACAAGTCCCAACGCAAGATCGCCGAGAAGCTGGCAGAGAAAATCTATCAATCGGCTTGGCAGAACGAGCTACAGGCGGAAAAAGGGCCGAGGAAGACATCCTTCGTCAAAGCAGCCGAGCTATACGAAGCAGGCGGCGGGGAAGCCCGGTTTCTGCCTAAACTCAAGCGCTTTTTTGGCCACGACACCTTCATCGAGGACATCGACGAAGTTCGCATCATGGAAGCTGCGGCGGCTCTATACCCCGAAGCGCGACCCGATACGATCCGACGTCAGGTTCGTGTGCCTGTTCGCTCGATACAGAATTTCGTCGCCGGGAAGCGTCGACAGAAGTCGACCGATACGCGGAGAGTTCGATGGCTAAGCCCGGAAGAGGCGGAAAGGATGCTCGAGGCTGCCAGCGCCCCTCACGTGATCGGTTTGCGTGATCCCCGACGCGAGACCCTGCGCAAGATCGCCTTCATGCTCGGCACCGGTGCGGGACCCGGAGAGACGATGGCGCTCGATGGAAAAGGTTGGAACCCCGCCACACGGGAGTGGTGGCTGCCGGGCACCAAGACGACGTTTAGACCGCGCTTTGTCTTCTTGCCGCAGCGCGCGCTTGAGCTTGTCGGCGAGATACCGGCCAGCGGACCGGCCTTCCCTGCTCCGAATGGCTACCCCTACAAACTTCATGCAAACCGGGGAGCGCAGATGGCGGTCGCCTTCGGGAAGGTGCGCGATGCGGCCGGTTTAGGCACAGACGTCGTCCCCTACACGCTTCGCCATACTTGGGCGACCTGGTTTTACGCTCAAACCAAGGACTGGGCCGCTTTGCTCGATTATGGTGGTTGGGGGCGCTCAGACACCGCAAATCGTTACAGGAAGATCGCGCCAAAAGACCTGGCGAACCAGCTTCTTGCCTATGGTTGGGACTTTCGGCCCGAGGAAAGTGAGCCGGTTCGTTTCGGAGAGCTGGTATCGGTTCGGTTTCGCCCGGAAGAACCGGACTGA
- a CDS encoding helix-turn-helix domain-containing protein, translating to MSSKGPEYEQTQKLVNIAMKSGMTQDEIAKLCRVDQSTVSRWKRNERRAKLHQVTPLLQRFGERMERPPFQLYRRTNTRDSGTSVSQFLKVDGRLLLREAYDNTQDRKPGCAIDRAIRVSVQEVSRGRFALVLENASGAMPKKREKSGAIDLRSRDMPWHLPETGNAFLLNQEELLSWVISLPESVKQQWQDSFFGIERLGLLTTLALLKHGYKVNGLQTLTEEVSGADSA from the coding sequence ATGTCATCAAAGGGACCAGAGTACGAGCAGACACAGAAGCTCGTGAACATCGCAATGAAGTCGGGAATGACTCAAGACGAGATCGCGAAGCTATGCCGCGTCGACCAATCGACGGTTAGCAGGTGGAAAAGGAATGAACGCCGCGCCAAGCTGCACCAGGTTACTCCCCTGCTCCAGCGTTTCGGGGAAAGGATGGAGCGACCACCCTTCCAGCTGTATCGGCGGACCAATACGCGCGACTCGGGCACCTCTGTCTCGCAGTTCCTAAAGGTGGACGGCCGCCTCTTATTACGAGAAGCCTATGACAATACACAGGATCGGAAGCCAGGCTGTGCAATAGACCGAGCGATACGCGTCTCCGTTCAGGAAGTTTCGCGCGGGCGCTTCGCGCTTGTCCTCGAAAATGCCTCAGGCGCGATGCCGAAGAAGCGCGAAAAGAGCGGAGCGATCGATCTTCGCAGTAGGGATATGCCTTGGCACCTGCCGGAAACCGGAAACGCGTTTCTTCTAAACCAAGAAGAGCTTCTCTCTTGGGTCATCAGCCTACCTGAGAGTGTTAAACAACAATGGCAGGACAGTTTTTTCGGAATTGAGCGTCTCGGCCTCCTAACAACGCTCGCTTTGCTCAAGCATGGTTACAAGGTCAACGGGCTTCAAACCCTGACCGAAGAAGTGAGCGGAGCCGATTCCGCTTGA
- a CDS encoding DUF6804 family protein yields MRHRAFQKDYEKVFLILRNPEYDHYRSTPDGLIPGRDISAWLWWVPAIALLVAILPLPYGYYMLLRLVVCAAAGVISWKEYSLNGKRSNSFSWIFGVIAVLFNPLIPVHLFKLIWVVFNIIAALTFIGHFRLRLRQI; encoded by the coding sequence ATGAGGCATCGTGCGTTCCAGAAAGACTATGAGAAGGTATTTTTGATCTTGCGTAATCCTGAATACGACCACTATCGGTCGACGCCGGACGGGTTGATCCCGGGACGGGACATTTCTGCTTGGCTCTGGTGGGTTCCAGCCATCGCTCTTCTTGTTGCAATCCTGCCCCTGCCGTATGGCTACTACATGCTGCTGCGCTTGGTAGTTTGTGCCGCAGCAGGCGTCATTTCATGGAAAGAATACTCCCTCAACGGGAAGAGATCGAACAGCTTTTCATGGATATTTGGAGTAATTGCAGTTCTCTTTAATCCGCTCATTCCGGTTCACCTTTTCAAGCTGATTTGGGTCGTATTCAACATCATCGCAGCATTGACATTCATTGGTCACTTCCGGCTTCGATTGCGGCAGATTTGA